The DNA segment GAGCCGTAACCTTTTTCAATGGCTCAGGGCGCGCGCGTAGTTCTCGGTGACGGCCGCCCAATTGATGAGATTGTCCAGGACGGCTTCGGTGTACTTCGGGCGCGCATTGCGATAGTCGATGTAGTATGCGTGCTCCCACACGTCGATGGTCCATAACGCCGTCTGCCCGTGCTTCATCGGCAAGTCGGCGTTTGACGTCTTTGTGACCTTCAGCGCGCCTCCCTCAAGGACAAGCCACGCCCAACCCGACCCGAATTGCGTGACCGCCGCGTTTGCCAGTTGCTCCTTCAGGGCCGAAACGGACCCGAAGTCACGCGCAATCGCCTCGGCCAGCGCGGTGCCCGGCGCGCCCCCGTCGGGGCTGAGCCC comes from the Candidatus Hydrogenedentota bacterium genome and includes:
- a CDS encoding superoxide dismutase, coding for MAIALPPLPYAPNGLEPVISAETLEYHHGKHHHAYVTNLNKLLEGTSDADKPLEALILGSDGAIFNNAAQVWNHTFYWNGLSPDGGAPGTALAEAIARDFGSVSALKEQLANAAVTQFGSGWAWLVLEGGALKVTKTSNADLPMKHGQTALWTIDVWEHAYYIDYRNARPKYTEAVLDNLINWAAVTENYARALSH